A DNA window from Streptomyces sp. 71268 contains the following coding sequences:
- a CDS encoding aldo/keto reductase — translation MRYRPLGRTGIDVSTYCLGTMMFGSVGNPDHAACARIVHSALDRGINFVDTADMYSAGESETIVGKALRGRRDDVVLATKVHFQMGEGRNRSGNSRRWITRAVEESLTRLGTDWIDLYQVHRPDPDTDIEETLSVLGDLVRQGKIRAFGCSTFPAEEIAEAHHVAERRALPRFRTEQPPYSLLARGVETSVLPTCQRYGMGVLTWSPLASGFLTGAYRKGRPIDMTSGRPALHPARFDPALPENAAKLEVVEQLVEVADDLGRTLPELAIAFPLAHPAVTSVIVGPRTQEQLDSLLAGADLTLDDATLDRIDAIVPPGTDRYRADGVWRPTSLTDPAQRRRPVAGRAAGE, via the coding sequence ATGCGCTACCGCCCGTTGGGGCGTACGGGGATCGACGTCAGCACGTACTGCCTGGGCACCATGATGTTCGGCTCCGTGGGCAACCCGGACCACGCCGCGTGCGCGCGGATCGTGCACTCCGCGCTCGATCGCGGGATCAACTTCGTCGACACCGCCGACATGTACTCCGCCGGCGAGTCCGAGACCATCGTCGGCAAGGCGTTGCGGGGCCGCCGCGACGACGTCGTCCTTGCCACCAAGGTGCACTTCCAGATGGGCGAGGGCCGCAACCGCAGCGGCAACTCGCGGCGTTGGATCACGCGGGCCGTCGAGGAGAGCCTCACCCGGCTCGGCACCGACTGGATCGACCTCTACCAGGTGCACCGGCCCGACCCGGACACCGACATCGAGGAGACCCTGTCCGTCCTCGGCGACCTGGTGCGACAGGGCAAGATACGCGCGTTCGGCTGCTCCACCTTCCCGGCCGAGGAGATCGCCGAGGCGCACCACGTCGCCGAACGCCGCGCCCTGCCCCGCTTCCGCACCGAGCAGCCGCCCTACTCGCTGCTCGCCCGTGGCGTGGAGACCTCGGTGCTGCCGACCTGCCAGCGGTACGGCATGGGCGTCCTGACCTGGAGTCCGCTCGCCTCGGGGTTCCTGACCGGCGCGTACCGCAAGGGCCGGCCGATCGACATGACCAGCGGCCGACCCGCGCTGCACCCGGCCCGCTTCGACCCGGCGCTGCCGGAGAACGCGGCCAAGCTGGAGGTGGTGGAGCAACTCGTCGAGGTCGCCGACGACCTCGGCCGCACCCTCCCCGAACTCGCCATCGCCTTCCCGCTGGCCCACCCGGCCGTCACCTCGGTGATCGTCGGCCCGCGCACCCAGGAGCAGTTGGACAGCCTGTTGGCGGGGGCCGATCTCACCCTGGACGACGCGACCCTTGACCGCATCGACGCCATCGTCCCGCCCGGCACCGACCGCTACCGCGCCGACGGCGTCTGGCGCCCCACCTCCCTCACCGACCCGGCCCAGCGCCGCCGACCGGTGGCGGGTCGGGCGGCGGGTGAGTAG
- a CDS encoding TetR family transcriptional regulator has product MGIESSTTKGAAPGLREAKKRETRQAISDHATRLFVERGFERTTIAEIAEAARVAKKTVTNYFPRKEDLALDHQDAFVTSLARRVADREPGESALAALRRAFLSAVAAQDPIAGFAGPAFTRMIAESPALTACLRGLHDQREEALAGALAEATGAAPDAIAPRTAAALIGGVHRVLFRRIQELTLAGRDNAEIAALLEPEAVQAFALLEPALADYARA; this is encoded by the coding sequence ATGGGTATCGAGTCGAGCACGACGAAGGGCGCGGCCCCGGGCCTGCGCGAGGCGAAGAAGCGCGAGACGCGGCAGGCCATCTCCGACCACGCGACCAGACTCTTCGTCGAGCGCGGCTTCGAGCGCACGACCATCGCCGAGATCGCCGAGGCCGCGCGCGTCGCCAAGAAGACCGTGACCAACTACTTCCCGCGCAAGGAAGACCTGGCCCTAGACCACCAGGACGCGTTCGTCACCTCCCTCGCCCGCCGCGTCGCGGACCGCGAACCCGGCGAGTCGGCCCTCGCGGCGCTGCGGCGCGCGTTCCTGTCCGCCGTCGCCGCCCAGGACCCGATCGCCGGCTTCGCCGGGCCGGCCTTCACCCGCATGATCGCCGAGAGTCCCGCCCTGACGGCCTGCCTGCGCGGCCTGCACGACCAGCGCGAGGAGGCCCTGGCCGGTGCCCTCGCCGAGGCGACCGGGGCCGCGCCCGACGCCATCGCCCCGCGCACGGCCGCGGCCCTCATCGGCGGCGTGCACCGCGTCCTGTTCCGCCGCATCCAGGAACTCACGCTCGCGGGCCGCGACAACGCGGAGATCGCGGCCCTCCTGGAGCCCGAGGCCGTCCAGGCGTTCGCCCTCCTCGAACCGGCCCTGGCCGACTACGCGCGGGCCTGA
- a CDS encoding virginiamycin B lyase → MLDRIGRWLADPVRAYTVSGPDAGPYGVASGPDGALWFTLVHQGAVGRRDAAGRVTTHPVGAGPTVITPGPDGALWFTEYGTHRVGRIAVGGDAGDVDDTSGAGDTGDAGDAGAPGGAGAVSWYAPLTADAGPYGIAAGPDGAMWCTLSAVDRVARIAPDGTVSEYPAPGAFPSALVAGSDGALWCTLNQGNAIGRITTDGRGTAYPLPTDGAGPVGITAGPDGALWFVEIGAGQIGRITVDGTITEYPLPDRAARPHAITTGPDGALWFTEWGSGRVGRITTDGDITAYDLPSRTSEPHGITAHDGAVWCALETGALARVAPGRPDTP, encoded by the coding sequence GTGCTCGACCGGATCGGCCGGTGGCTGGCCGACCCGGTCCGCGCGTACACCGTGAGCGGCCCGGACGCCGGACCGTACGGGGTGGCGAGCGGGCCGGACGGGGCGCTCTGGTTCACCCTCGTCCACCAGGGCGCCGTCGGGCGCCGGGACGCGGCCGGCCGGGTCACGACCCACCCCGTCGGCGCGGGCCCGACGGTGATCACGCCGGGGCCGGACGGCGCCCTGTGGTTCACCGAGTACGGGACGCACCGGGTCGGTCGGATCGCGGTGGGCGGCGACGCGGGCGACGTGGACGACACGAGTGGCGCGGGTGACACGGGTGACGCGGGTGACGCGGGGGCCCCGGGCGGTGCCGGCGCCGTCAGTTGGTACGCGCCGCTGACCGCCGACGCCGGCCCGTACGGCATCGCGGCCGGCCCGGACGGGGCGATGTGGTGCACGCTCTCCGCCGTCGACCGCGTCGCGCGGATCGCCCCGGACGGCACCGTCAGCGAGTACCCGGCGCCCGGCGCGTTCCCGTCCGCCCTCGTCGCGGGCTCCGACGGGGCGCTGTGGTGCACGCTCAACCAGGGCAACGCGATAGGCCGGATCACCACCGACGGCCGGGGCACCGCCTACCCGCTGCCGACCGACGGCGCGGGCCCGGTCGGCATCACCGCCGGGCCCGACGGGGCGCTGTGGTTCGTCGAGATCGGGGCCGGGCAGATCGGCCGGATCACTGTGGACGGCACGATCACCGAGTACCCGCTCCCCGACCGCGCGGCCCGCCCGCACGCCATCACCACGGGCCCCGACGGCGCGCTGTGGTTCACCGAGTGGGGCAGCGGCCGGGTCGGGCGCATCACCACCGACGGCGACATCACCGCGTACGACCTGCCGAGCCGCACCAGCGAACCGCACGGCATCACCGCGCACGACGGTGCCGTGTGGTGCGCCCTGGAGACCGGCGCGCTGGCCAGGGTCGCCCCCGGCCGCCCCGACACCCCGTAA
- a CDS encoding DUF5701 family protein, which produces MPRTPNTSPDAAAAFDRQVSTLVELGYPAASGLDVERFTALLAPLREAAVAAVADTANTADAVDAADTTDTTGATDATDPAGEPGDEAVTGRVPFVLVVTRDVVPIEETMPRTTLHRGRLPGFVDRSFEPGALERFVATDEVALPGHDAYLVLDVERGEEFCGAVPDDALRTIADRGRTPLTIEEGIALVTHFPRVLVKNKCFSLGGSRSGDRRVPALWISQRAPKLGWCWQGNPHTWLGVASAGGRRAAAPAA; this is translated from the coding sequence TTGCCCCGTACGCCCAACACTTCCCCCGACGCCGCGGCCGCCTTCGACCGCCAGGTGAGCACCCTGGTCGAGCTGGGCTACCCCGCGGCCTCCGGGCTCGACGTCGAGCGGTTCACCGCCCTCCTCGCCCCGCTGCGTGAGGCCGCCGTGGCCGCCGTGGCGGACACCGCCAACACGGCGGACGCGGTGGACGCGGCGGACACCACGGACACGACAGGCGCGACGGACGCGACCGATCCGGCGGGTGAGCCCGGGGACGAGGCCGTGACCGGGCGGGTGCCGTTCGTGCTGGTCGTCACCCGTGACGTCGTCCCGATCGAGGAGACGATGCCGCGCACCACCCTGCACCGTGGGCGGCTGCCCGGCTTCGTGGACCGCAGCTTCGAGCCCGGCGCCCTGGAACGGTTCGTCGCCACCGACGAGGTCGCGCTGCCGGGCCACGACGCCTACCTGGTGCTCGACGTCGAACGCGGCGAGGAGTTCTGCGGCGCCGTCCCCGACGACGCGTTGCGCACCATCGCCGACCGGGGCCGCACCCCGCTCACGATCGAGGAGGGCATCGCCCTGGTCACGCACTTCCCGCGGGTGCTGGTCAAGAACAAGTGCTTCTCGCTGGGCGGTTCGCGCAGCGGCGACCGCCGGGTCCCGGCCCTGTGGATCAGCCAGAGGGCCCCGAAGCTGGGCTGGTGCTGGCAGGGCAACCCGCACACCTGGCTGGGCGTGGCGTCGGCGGGCGGGCGACGCGCGGCGGCACCGGCGGCGTGA
- a CDS encoding bifunctional serine/threonine-protein kinase/ABC transporter substrate-binding protein: MRPLRPTDPARVARYRLLGRLGAGGMGVVYLGRSPGGGLVAVKVIHPERAGDPGFRVRFRREVAAARRVDSPWAVPVVDADPEARAPWLASAYVPGPALSDAVAEHGPLPPATVRTLGALLAEALASVHALGLVHRDVKPGNVLLALDGPRLIDFGIARALDDTAITATDMVIGSPGFLSPEQARAEGAGIGPASDVFSLGCVLAYAATGRRPFGDGDAAALLYRIVHDPADLDGAPEALVPLLERCLDKAPGRRPDAATVRRALAGAAGDGSRSDGAGAAGGAGEAGGADGPGAGGWLPGPLTHLVALRSARSLALPGIDPTAPGTAGSASADGDGGGDGAADGADGADEGDGAGGGDGAGGDTGQGAAGETASGAVGSGSAGPGRRRFLVASGGALLAAGGGLAAWAALRGSDGENGENGEGGAAGSGLPVHRIGLQAALSGAYAPQGEAQRTGAQLAVEQFNARADRRFEARLRTADDGGRPERAAAAARSLAADRSVLAVIGTTTDESATEAAPVYDEANLAMVGVVFGAFLPGLPRPARTVLYARPEHGSDVAPVSLYLRERTHAGPVGVISDRATDFYSWSTARMAIGVLRATEFTPLPRVQPALSRDFRPLVRELLDREVGALVFAGGARGAAEVAREVARTGFTGPRVATQAALDPLFLKAAGEAADGWALTSTFIDAEAEPAAARFAAAYRARFGRAAPYHAAEAYDVANLILRTVGQLVGDGRRPPRGGAPTGTGTNAPARPDATPTPTPPSAPSPTHTPTSAPARRPGARPSRAEVLAGLRAATYDGVARKLAFRADDGRYDADEGSYLYRVERGRFRYLGSAWKA; encoded by the coding sequence ATGCGGCCGCTGCGACCCACCGACCCGGCCAGGGTCGCCCGTTACCGGCTGCTCGGGCGCCTCGGCGCGGGTGGCATGGGCGTGGTCTACCTCGGCCGCTCGCCCGGCGGCGGGCTCGTCGCCGTCAAGGTGATCCACCCGGAGCGGGCCGGCGACCCCGGCTTCCGGGTCCGCTTCCGGCGCGAGGTGGCCGCCGCGCGGCGGGTGGACAGCCCGTGGGCGGTGCCGGTCGTCGACGCCGACCCCGAGGCCCGGGCGCCGTGGCTGGCCTCCGCGTACGTGCCGGGGCCGGCGCTGAGCGACGCGGTGGCCGAGCACGGGCCGCTGCCACCGGCCACCGTGCGCACGCTCGGCGCGCTGCTGGCCGAGGCGCTGGCCTCGGTGCACGCGCTCGGACTCGTACACCGCGACGTCAAGCCCGGCAACGTGCTGCTGGCGCTCGACGGACCACGGCTCATCGACTTCGGCATCGCCCGGGCGCTGGACGACACGGCGATCACCGCCACCGACATGGTGATCGGCTCGCCCGGTTTCCTCTCCCCCGAGCAGGCGCGCGCGGAGGGCGCCGGGATCGGGCCGGCGAGCGACGTGTTCTCGCTCGGCTGCGTGCTGGCGTACGCGGCCACCGGCAGGCGGCCGTTCGGTGACGGGGACGCGGCGGCGCTGCTGTACCGCATCGTGCACGACCCGGCCGACCTGGACGGGGCGCCCGAGGCGCTGGTGCCGCTCCTGGAACGCTGCCTGGACAAGGCCCCCGGCCGGCGCCCGGACGCGGCCACCGTGCGGCGCGCGCTCGCGGGCGCGGCGGGTGACGGTTCGCGGAGTGACGGGGCGGGCGCGGCGGGCGGAGCAGGTGAGGCCGGCGGGGCGGACGGGCCCGGCGCGGGCGGCTGGTTGCCGGGGCCGCTCACGCACCTGGTGGCGCTCCGTTCGGCCCGGTCGCTGGCGCTGCCCGGCATCGACCCGACGGCCCCGGGCACGGCGGGTTCCGCCTCCGCCGACGGGGACGGAGGCGGGGACGGCGCGGCCGACGGAGCGGACGGAGCGGACGAGGGTGACGGTGCCGGCGGGGGAGATGGTGCCGGCGGGGACACCGGGCAGGGCGCGGCTGGCGAGACGGCGTCGGGTGCGGTGGGCTCCGGGTCCGCCGGGCCGGGGCGTCGGCGGTTCCTCGTCGCCTCCGGGGGCGCGCTGCTCGCCGCCGGCGGCGGCCTGGCGGCGTGGGCCGCGCTGCGCGGGAGCGACGGCGAGAACGGTGAGAACGGCGAGGGAGGCGCTGCCGGCTCCGGCCTTCCCGTGCACCGCATCGGGCTCCAGGCCGCGCTGAGCGGCGCGTACGCCCCGCAGGGCGAGGCGCAGCGCACCGGTGCCCAGTTGGCCGTCGAGCAGTTCAACGCGCGCGCCGACCGGCGGTTCGAGGCCCGGCTGCGCACCGCCGACGACGGGGGGCGCCCGGAGCGGGCCGCCGCGGCGGCGCGCTCCCTGGCGGCGGACCGCTCGGTGCTCGCCGTGATCGGCACCACCACCGACGAGAGCGCGACCGAGGCCGCCCCCGTCTACGACGAGGCGAACCTGGCCATGGTGGGCGTCGTGTTCGGCGCCTTCCTGCCGGGCCTGCCACGGCCCGCCCGTACGGTGCTCTACGCCCGGCCCGAGCACGGCTCGGACGTGGCGCCCGTCAGCCTGTACCTGCGCGAGCGGACACACGCGGGCCCGGTCGGCGTCATCTCCGACCGGGCGACCGACTTCTACAGCTGGTCAACCGCGCGGATGGCGATCGGGGTGCTGCGCGCGACGGAGTTCACCCCGCTGCCCCGCGTACAGCCCGCGCTCTCCCGCGACTTCCGGCCCCTGGTACGGGAGTTGCTGGACCGCGAGGTAGGCGCCCTGGTCTTCGCCGGGGGCGCGCGGGGCGCGGCCGAGGTGGCCAGGGAGGTGGCCCGCACCGGGTTCACGGGGCCACGAGTGGCCACCCAGGCGGCGTTGGACCCGCTGTTCCTCAAGGCGGCCGGGGAGGCGGCCGACGGCTGGGCGCTGACCTCGACGTTCATCGACGCCGAGGCCGAGCCGGCGGCGGCGCGCTTCGCCGCCGCCTACCGCGCGCGCTTCGGCCGGGCCGCGCCGTACCACGCCGCCGAGGCGTACGACGTGGCCAACCTCATCCTGCGCACGGTGGGCCAACTCGTCGGCGACGGGCGGCGACCGCCCCGCGGCGGCGCCCCCACCGGCACCGGCACCAACGCGCCGGCCCGGCCCGATGCCACGCCCACTCCCACACCCCCGTCCGCTCCCAGCCCCACCCACACACCCAC